In Tenebrio molitor chromosome 1, icTenMoli1.1, whole genome shotgun sequence, the sequence GAGCGGGCCGGGGTACGTGTGCTGGAAGAAGGGGTGCAATCAGTTTTTTCCGACGGCGCACTCCCTCCAGATGCACTTCAAGGACGTCCACGCCAAGAACTCCATCAGCAACATGTCGGTCTCGGAAAAGCACGTCTACAAGTACAGGTGCAATCAGTGCTCGCTGGCGTTCAAGACGCTGGAGAAGCTGCAACTGCACTCGCAGTACCACATGATCAGGGACGCCACCAAGTGCGTACTGTGCGGGAGGAGTTTCCGGTCGCTGGTGGCGCTGCACAAGCACGTGGAGAGCGTCCACTCGGACTTGACAGACGAAGAACTGACGGTGTACAAGCAGAGCTTGATGAGCAATCCCCTGCTTCTGGCGGGGCTGCAAGGACAAGTGCTGGACAGTTCCACCaacgatattttaaagaagGAGTCTCTGGCCGGGGAGGAAGAGGCGACAGAGTGCGACGACAGCAAAGAGATCAACACCAGTCACGACGACAGCAATCAAAACGACGGAGAGAACTCGGACGACAGCATCATCTACAAAGACCAACAGTTCCTAGAAGATTACCTGAACAGTCAAGCGATCGCGGAGGACAGCTACAACGATCCCAACAGGAAGTACAAGTGTCACCGGTGCAAAGTCGCCTTCACCAGACAGAGCTACTTGACGGCTCACAACAAAACTCTTTTGCATCGAAAAGGCGAGAAGCTGAGCTACCCAATGGAAAAGTACCTGGACCCAAATAGGCCTTACAAATGCGACGTGTGCAAAGAGAGCTTCACCCAAAAAAACATCCTCCTAGTCCACTACAACTCGGTCAGTCACCTGCACAAGTTGAAGCGCGCCATGCAAGAACAACAGcagaacaacaacaacaatccGGCGGTGTCGCCGGTGATCGGGAGCCAAGCGCAGAACTTGACGCTGACGCCGAAGAGCACCTCCAGCGAAGAGGACGACAAGAAGCGGTACCGGTGCAACATCTGCAAGGTGGCGTACACGCAGGGCAGCACTTTGGATATTCATATGCGCAGCGTGCTGCACCAGACGCGGGCCAGCAAGCTGCAGGACTTGGCGATGACCGGGCAGATAGACCTGTCGAAGCCGCTGATAGAGCAACCGGAGTCGTTGCAGTCTCCGAAACAGAGCAGCCCCTTGCCGGGCGGTGGGGAGAAGACGTCTCCCACCCCTCCGTCGCCCGGCCTCGGCACAGGTAGCCAGGGGATGACGAGCTGTCCCAAATGCGGCGCCCTTTTCGGTTCGCAAGATCAGTTGAGCGCACACCAGCAGCTGTACTGCATGTTCGCGGCGCCGATGGCCATCTTCCAAGCGGCGCAAGAGCCCGGCCAGGCGAAGAGTCCGCCCCCCGACGACGACGCCGTCGTCCGACTGTCAATGCCCAAGAAGACGGGCTCGCACATGTACAAACACCTGCTGGAGAGCTTCGGCTTCGACCTGGTGATGCAATATAATGAGAGCCACCAGCGGCGCCAGCGCCAGGCCGAGGAGAAGGCGAGGACGCCGCCCCCGCCGCCAGAGCAGCCCGAGGCGAAGGCCGAGGACGACGCAGAAAGCACCTTACCAGAAGTAAGTAGATCCACGTGCCAACATTGCAATAAAGAGTTCTCTAGCGTGTGGGTGTTAAAGTCTCACTGTGAAGAAGTACATAAAGATTTAGTGCCACTAGAATTCTTAGAAAAGTATGCTCAACAGTTCAAGAACGAATACGAAAAGAAATCGGTGGTCGTGACGGCGGCGACGTCCTCCACCGTTAACAGCCATCCACGGGTAGCGACGCCCGGGGCGCCCACCACGACGACGTCGTCGAGTCCGGGCGCCGACGCCACGCCGGAAAAAGAGGACGAGTCCAAAGACGCGTTGCACGCCAAACTTAACCAACTTAACCTGCAGACGCCGCCGGAGGCCGCGTCCACGGCGCCGTCGACGCCGACGTCGTCGACGACGCCCGCGAGCAGCACCGACTCGCTGCCAGCCAACATCCAGGCGATGATTGCGCAGAGCATGGCGCAGAACCCGATGGCCTTGGCGCAACAAATGTCAGAAATGCAGGCCGCGTTCAATGTCATGCAATTGCAACAGCTCAACTTCAATCCCATGATGCAAATGATGGGCATGGGCCTGCCCCTCGGGCTAAACGCTCTGGCAGCGATGAACTTACAGCCGCCTCTGGTGCCGCTCATGATGCCGCCGCCTCCATACGACCCCATCTCGCAATTCGGCCCCCAAGACCAGCAGGCCATGATGGCCAAACAACAAGCCATGATGCAGCAACAAGCGGTGAGTACCCCATTCATTTTTCACTTTCCACTTTTTCTTGTTCTTCCTCCGTACAGAGCGTCCCAGTCACTGCAAATTTTCGCAAACGAAAAAACTCCAATTCTAATGAGGAATTGGGTATTTTATCCTTTGAGATTAAACAGACCTTGAGATAATGTGGTGGCCGcgaaaaaacacattttcaaaataccACTGTTAAAGACTAAACtatcacaaaaaaattctttttattcaaatgtcTACGCTAGAATACCCCTTCACTATTTTACCCAATTCTCTTGGGCTATTTTTGTACTCCCCAACGCATTTCACTTTATTTGTggattattataatttaattaattaacacgGATCCGGTGATTATACCACCAGCTGGTCCGGTGATGGCGGTTGCCGTTTGATAAATCCTCATTAGCCGCAATTCACCACACGCTGGGTCCGTTATTGCCCAAAATTATCTACAAATTTTCCTGCAGGAATTAGTCGGAAACCGTTAATTAATTTCCAATTTTCGCTGTTCGTTTAATTAGAAAACATCTCAATTTGTTGGATTATTGCCTTTCACGTTTAATTATCGCAAGGCATTTATCGAAGGATACGTTTATTGTTGGCGATTGGCATCGAAACAATCacggaacaaataaaaataatccttGAGAAATTAACAATTGTGAAGaaattaattgtcaaaaattttattaagaaaacaaattgTCTGTTATATTCTACAGTTTTTCCACCAAACGtatcattttcatttgttaTCACTTAACACTAATTATACCTGGAAATTAGATACTTGGAATAATTAAATGATAGCAGAATTACACCTAAtgaattgataaatgtaaGTGATAAGCCATTTACCTGTGCAGGTATTCAAAAAGAAATTGCATTCTTAGTAGTACCACTAGAAATAGGTCTTGCAAACAAAAATCtcaaagtaaaattaaaaattagaaatcaaatatGGACACGGGATACttaagattttgtttttttgaaataaaaaaaattgaaagtacTTTAGTACCGATTTGGTACCACTGCACATGTTGAATTTGTATGAAAATTATTGAGTTCAATTTTAGTCAGTCAAACTATTTTCGATTTCAATTTTGGAATCATGAAAATATTGCAGTACTGATCAGTACTTGTACGAAATCATCGTGATTGAAAGTAAAGGTCTAAAtgttaataaatgtcaaagtttaaAGTACTTGCTTGGTCGATTATTAAATATCAAATGAGATGGATCTGAAAGTTTTAAGAAGAAAATACCGTACCTGTTAGATGGTACCAATTGATCTTTGAATATTCAGTACGCAGAGAAATATTTAGACACGTATTTTCTGCGCAGTTTTAATTTAAGTAAttaatgcaaaaaataaatggggaggaaaattttcaagaaacaTTCTTAGTACCAATTAGTACCCACCGCGTATATAGAAATTGATCTCGTTACAAATGCGgcataaattaaataaacacgttgttttttcacaatttgggAGAAAATGTTTGTGGTAGCTCATAAAGAAGTACCGTGacgataatttatttttttaacggaaaTATAGTTTAGTagcaattattattgttatacgTGTTTAAGATGGTAAAAAAGTAGTTGTGATAGAAAATTTTCTGGAAGTGTTGTCAGTACCAATTAGTACTACACAGAAATATGAATTATGTATACTTATGACGTGTgttaaatacaaataaatctACTTCGGGTAAATTTAGAAGTAGTTaacaatttcataaaaatccgatttttttctaaacccTTTTATTACGAATTACGCACCAAACGGTACCTCATAGTACTTAAGAACAATACAGTACAGTTATAATAATagaagatttaaaattttacctgACAGTACTTGGTAAAGAGCTACCTGAGTTCTAAAAGTGAAATCAAAAGATCAAGAACTCCCCAGAACTAGTACCAAtggaaatcaaatatttttttttacagagaAAAGTACTGCTAATTAGAAATACAATTAAGTgcaaaagatttaatttgaagaTTTTGGCCCAACTATTTTCTTAATTGAAGAAATGAATCCAAAAGCCacttttttggaaatttttgaacTTTAGATCTTGATTGTTTTCCTTCCTCCTGGTACGTTAAAAATCCATATGGATTTTTTCCGCtgtaatacagggtgtaatcgaaatgcacggaataattttaaccacgaggtactggcttcatgtagaactcggaaaaaatattttaaaaattctatgtcaaaaaaaatttgacatttaatttttgaggtacaattttttatagttgcttttagtcttctacatTGTCCcacaacacatttttaaaatacacctctaggaaatatgctctaaaacaaggaaaccgcattggtgtacattttataaaatatacagggtgtattttaaaaatgtggtgaaattttacctacgaggttgtgggacaacgtagaagactaaaagcaacaataaaaaattgtacctcaaaaattaaatgtcaatttattttttgacagaattttttaaatattttttccgagtatttcgattacaccctgtatatgtacgGTGGTAAAATCCTTCTAGTTATCgccattattaattttattgcgtTGTGTCAAAcaggattttttttagttttttgccCCATTAATTACACTTTATGGCGGCGTTTAATGTCAACCGGCCATCTTGAATCTCCGTGTAAAACAGTTGTGTTGGGCCGCTCTGTACctgaaaaattttcttaattaaccGTCCGACCTCCGTCCTACTAATTAAACCTACCGAGCGTTCGGAAAACCGATTAGAATTCCGTTAACGAGTGGTTGCACCGTCCACGTTTTAGTACATCGGTGGTTTTTTGTTtggcattttaaattacacgCATAGAGTACAATAATTATAGATTTCGAGATCTGACAATTATTAGCGTCTGTTTCGATCCGACTgttgattattttaattgcTGTTTGTACGATGTAGCCTTGCATTGTGATAATTATCGTAATTgatttattgccaatttgttacaatttattaaGGCTCGCGTATTTACCGATCGGGTATTGAGAACGTATAAATCTGTATAATATCGACAGTGGAATAATGCGAGCTTATGCATTGTCGTCTTTCGTCTCTGTCCCGCAGGCCGTTAACGCTGCTGCGAACCAGAAGCGCGCAAGAACTCGCATCACCGACGACCAACTGAAGATCCTGCGAGCCCACTTCGACATAAACAACTCACCGTCGGAGGAGCAGATCCACGAGATGGCATCGCAAAGCGGCCTTCCGCCCAAAGTCATAAAGCATTGGTTCAGGAACACGCTGTTCAAAGAAAGACAACGAAACAAAGACAGTCCTTATAATTTCAACAACCCACCCTCGACGACGCTCAATTTGGAGGAGTACGAGAAGACGGGCGAGGCCAAGGTGATGCCGCTCAACAGCTCGGGCAGCAGCACCGAAGACGTGAAGAAGGGCACGCCGCCCCCGATCCAGCCCGAGATCAAGACCGAGATGAAAGAGGAACCAGTTGACGAACACAAATTCGACGAGAAGATGCAAGAACCCATCGACGAGAAACCCAACCTTTTTAACCTGCCCCCAAACCTGCAACCCCCGCAAAGTCCCGCCACTTCAGTCGCCAGCTCGGACAACATCAACATGTCGCAAGCCTCCGCCCCCACCACCCCCAACAACCTCACCCTCACCTCCATCATCGCCTCGCAACTCGGCGACACCCTCACCACCAGCACTCCAGCTCTCAACATGTCCACGTCGTCCTCCCACCACGGACTCGCCAGCCCCATGCTGCCGCCCCCCAAGCTCAACCAACAGAATTTTCCCAACCCCAACAACCTCCAAGCCATGCTGCCCCTGACCCCAAACCGCTGCCTCAGTCCTAGTCGAGAGTACAGCAACCCCAGCAGTCAAAGCTCCTGCGGCTCCACGGGGAAACGAGCGAACCGCACCCGCTTCACCGACTACCAGATCAAAGTCCTGCAGGAGTTTTTCGAGAACAACGCCTACCCCAAAGACGACGATCTCGAGTATCTCTCCAAACTGTTGAATCTCAGTCCACGAGTGATCGTGGTTTGGTTTCAAAACGCGCGGCAAAAGGCCAGGAAAGTGTACGAGAACCAACCAGCAGTGGAACCAGCGCCTGGGATAGGCGACGAGAGCGGGGCCAACAGGTTTCAGAGGACCCCGGGGCTCAACTACCAGTGCAAGAAATGCCTCCTGGTTTTTCAAAGATACTACGAGTTGATCCGCCACCAGAAGACGCATTGCTTCAAAGAGGAGGATGCCAAGAGGAGCGCTCAGGCGCAGGCGGCAGCCGCGCAGATCGCGGCGGTGTTGAGCTCCGAAGACTCGAACTCTAGTACCACCGTGGAGCAGTCGCAGCAGCAACAGCAACAGCCCCAGAACAGCATCCAGCACAGTCCGCAGCTGCAGAACGCGGCGCAGAGCCCCATCCAGCCGAACCCGCCGACGACGCCCACCCCCACCAGCGGCAACTACCCGCCGTCGCCGTCCGCTGGTGATAATAAAGAAGGGACGTTTCAGTGCGACAAATGCAACCTAGTTTTTCCCAGATTCGATCTGTGGCGGGAGCACCAGCTGGTCCACATCATGAACCCCAATTTGTTTCCAACCTACCCCCCAGACTCGCCCTTCGGGATTTTGCAACAGCACGCGCAGCTCCAACAGCTGAACGCGAATCTGGGGGACATCACCAAGACCAACTCGCAAAACATACAACACCCTTTGGTCAACATGTTGAACAACGTGGGGGGGCAAAAGAGGAAACTGGAGGAGTTCGAGGTGGAGAGCGACACCTCCGATCAACCCAAAGACAAAAGGTTGAGGACCACGATCTTGCCCGAACAGTTGGACTATCTGTACCAGAAGTACCAGATCGAGAGCAACCCTTCTAGGAAGATGTTGGAGAACATCGCGAGAGAAGTGGGGTTGAAGAAACGAGTGGTGCAGGTGTGGTTTCAGAACACGAGGGCTAGGGAGCGCAAAGGGCAGTTCAGAGCCCACGCGCAAGTGATCAACAAGAGGTGTCCCTTTTGTCCGGCTCTTTTCAAAGTGAAATCTGCGCTGGAGTCTCATCTGACGACGAAGCATGCTGCCAGGGGTGAGGTCAATATCGACGCGCTCCCAGACGAAGAAGTCAGTTTGGAATCTTCTCCTAGTTTGAGTTCTGGAGGGGACAACAAGTTCCAGCAGAACCCGAATATGATGCCTCCTTTATTTCCGACGCTGCATCCAGAAATGGAGAACTCGATAAAAAAGTACTACGAAGAGAGCATGAAGAGATATATTAGTGAGTTGCAAGCGCACGCGTCCTCCTCCAACGGCGACAAGAGCGAGATCAAATCAGGCAAGGAAGAAGGCGAGATCCCGCTCGATTTGTCGAAACCCGTCGACCTATCCAGACCCATGAAAGTGTCCATGGACCACGAGCGCACCATCTGCGACCCCGGCCCCTTGACGGACCTGAGCGAGAGGTCGCTGTGCGACGAGCGCAGCGACTCCATGTCGGAAACCACCGAGATCTTCGACGACGAGAGCAACCCGACGTCTCCAGCCAGCAGCACCCAAAGCAACACCCACCGCCTGTCCAACACCGGCAGCTCCAGCGGCACCAAGCGATTTCGCACCCAAATGTCCTCCGTACAAGTGAAAGTGATGAAGTCGCTCTTCGGCGACTACAAGACCCCCACGATGGCCGAGTGCGAGATGCTGGGCCGCGAGATCGGCCTGCCGAAACGCGTGGTGCAAGTGTGGTTCCAGAACGCGCGGGCCAAAGAGAAGAAGAGCAAGATCGCGCTGCAGAAGGTGCTGGGCGCCCCGGAATCCGACACTCCGGTCCTGCCCGAAGACTGCAAGTTCTGCAATTTCAAATACTCGCACAAGTACTCCATCCAAGACCACATCTTCACCAAGAGCCACATCGCCAACGTGCGCATGCACCTAGAGAACGCCAGCAAGGAGGCGGGCGAGAGCGAGTTCACGGTGCCGCCGCTCCCGGGGGCCTCCTCGGTCACCGCCGACTCCACCACCAACCCGCCGCAGAACCTCAACAACAACACGCACCTCCAGCTGCTGCAGATGGCCGGGATGCCGGCCCCGACCAAGGGGGACCAGGAGGAGAACTCGGAGACGCTGTTCCAGCAGCTCTACGCCCTCGGCAACAACGCCAACTACGGGGTCCAGAACCAGTACGTGCACCACTCGATGTTCGGCGCCAACGGTGAGTACTCGCTGTAGTAGGTGTGGAGTTTGCGTTTGATTTGCCGCTTGCATGCTGGGTCCATCCAAATTTTTCCCGCCGCGACTCCAATTAGCCACCGCGAGCTAAAGAGAAAGCACAACACTCTTCATCACACGATATTCACCACGTTTATCATCTATTTGTCGAGTAGTACAAGAGTAACGAGCGTTTTACATAACTGGTCACTTTGTGGACACTTCTTATTATGACGCGCGAGGGGCGCCACCAGTGTTTGCTCTCGACACTTCCTCCGCGGTGTCTCTGCTGATGTCTTAATTAGTCGGAGGTTGTTTCCTGGCTCGAAATTTTTCccaataaattttttcttccCGCTGATTTATTTCGTCTCATATCTGATTTATGACGGCGATGGAATCTGAGATTCTCGAATATATAATGGCCGGGGATTTAATTATGGTCTCGAATGCGGGTAAAGACGTGACTACTTGATCGAGCGCTAGAATATTTAATATACCGGTGAAGGAACGGTCCGCGAGCGGAGCCTTGCGGTGCTCCTCTCTGACGTGCATTATTGAATTCGTGTGTTTTCGGGCGTATGAACCGTCCGTCTCGGAAATGAGAAATGGATATAAATATTTCACGTCCCCCTTGTGTTTCTCATATGAATTCGTAATGCGGGCGGGGTGGCCCCGTACGCGCCCCGTCAATAATGCATGACGCACGTCTGGGCGCCGGGGCCGTCGTCGCGGGCCCCGGATTCGGGCGGCTAATTGCCCGGAGCCGGAGGTGGGAGACGTGCGGATTATGGGCGGGGTTTAAAGATTCATTCTACTTTTACAATAAGACAAACAAGTAGGTCCGTTTCTATAGCTACCACATTACGCTCCTCCATTGGCCGGATTCTTGTCTTGGTCTCGGTGCGGCGGTCGATTAAGGTCCGTCATGAGCGGCCGTGTGAGAGTATCATTTTCATTAGGCAAACAGGGCCGGATCAGGTAGGACGCCTTTGTTTGACGCCCCGAGGGCCGCCAGGTGTGCCGGCTTACGCCAACACGGCACCGAGGTACCTGGACCGGCGACACTATCCGAAATGGCTTTGTTTTATTTGGGACACGTTTTACCGAgggtttgtttgttttcaaggGGCGAAGCAGGGGTTGCTTAACCCACCACCACAAAAACATCACACTTAAACGACGAAttaacacaaagaaaaaatccCAAGAATCACTCGAAAACATCTTCCGCATCTGCTCGCGTTTACCTGGAACAACACTTTTGTAATTCGTCGGTCTAATTGGTTCCAGATATGCTCAATCGGGACGGCAAGCTGGTCACTATTGACATTTTTACCTCGATTGTGCCCAATTTTCGACCGGCGTCAGATCTGGTCCGTTTCGCGGATTTAGCGCGGGTTTGTTTTTTTCGCGGCCGTAATTTTCGGAGCATCTAGACCATCTGTTTGGCCAAGTCCTGCCGATACCGAAC encodes:
- the zfh2 gene encoding zinc finger homeobox protein 4 isoform X1 is translated as MPTVSAATELSPGGRTSRQKQHEEAMSPEQEASPPPAAPGASPPPPPPTRLPSPAMSHQETSDVEQFSGKIVYNPDGSAYIIEDSESDGEAANASVPEIVPPLQAVYVSRLLRQAARPAELPAVHSYRVVALRDARPPRPASVPVKPILMCFVCKLSFGFARSFANHAQAEHGVALKENEREVLAADCSAILQCVGADKRPVVSLLEPLGPPPDGHGAQPTPMPASHVRQDGPSPHSDTPPCSSSRNTPGKSPSPPFAPPPAFMTGTTIGVCPEHLQGRPSGVECARCEMILASGRLGPAGLANVHSRNSCKTLKCPKCNWHYKYQETLEIHMKEKHPEAETSCIYCIAGQPHPRLARGETYTCGYKPYRCEVCNYSTTTKGNLSIHMQSDKHLNNMQELQNGGAPNTESRQSSPKAPPLHHSPVSSGHKPKPSFRCDVCNYETNVARNLRIHMTSEKHTHNMLVLQQNVKHMQTLSALHHQHPPQQHMESLYGMYPGLGDKPEAALADMAYNQALLIQMMTGGQLPGPDMSAHSDMGLNPDTMEPPPEPADPDPDRNYQCCVCNVFSSDSLEELIRHLGQDRTRLREQEILAVVAGHYVCKLCTYKTNLKANFQLHCKTDKHLQRLQHVNHVKEGGPRNEWKLKYASAPGGVQIRCNACDYYTNSAHKLQLHAATGRHDAGVLLLKHLVERCSALRQDQPRVFHCSLCGFSATNRLPLLQHVRSLKHLHMEQLHHLQRRAEGKDTTTDVTEVFHVVPGPVDQQQTPERRDSVNSELSQLESSRDPVKTEPREDNEDGANPESGPQHVCPYCEYSSESEMRIQAHVLAQHGTSSASTDGPVFQCPLCQDSFKERSSLERHVMQIHSVNSEGLQRLLMLVDQSHWLNRASRTPTPNNSAAAPSQIVSPTSVSSKDSAKQEKGEDVEMMSPASEDNNELEAERCGTCFKTFKNIDELCFHQNETGHLEIKQTPSGPGYVCWKKGCNQFFPTAHSLQMHFKDVHAKNSISNMSVSEKHVYKYRCNQCSLAFKTLEKLQLHSQYHMIRDATKCVLCGRSFRSLVALHKHVESVHSDLTDEELTVYKQSLMSNPLLLAGLQGQVLDSSTNDILKKESLAGEEEATECDDSKEINTSHDDSNQNDGENSDDSIIYKDQQFLEDYLNSQAIAEDSYNDPNRKYKCHRCKVAFTRQSYLTAHNKTLLHRKGEKLSYPMEKYLDPNRPYKCDVCKESFTQKNILLVHYNSVSHLHKLKRAMQEQQQNNNNNPAVSPVIGSQAQNLTLTPKSTSSEEDDKKRYRCNICKVAYTQGSTLDIHMRSVLHQTRASKLQDLAMTGQIDLSKPLIEQPESLQSPKQSSPLPGGGEKTSPTPPSPGLGTGSQGMTSCPKCGALFGSQDQLSAHQQLYCMFAAPMAIFQAAQEPGQAKSPPPDDDAVVRLSMPKKTGSHMYKHLLESFGFDLVMQYNESHQRRQRQAEEKARTPPPPPEQPEAKAEDDAESTLPEVSRSTCQHCNKEFSSVWVLKSHCEEVHKDLVPLEFLEKYAQQFKNEYEKKSVVVTAATSSTVNSHPRVATPGAPTTTTSSSPGADATPEKEDESKDALHAKLNQLNLQTPPEAASTAPSTPTSSTTPASSTDSLPANIQAMIAQSMAQNPMALAQQMSEMQAAFNVMQLQQLNFNPMMQMMGMGLPLGLNALAAMNLQPPLVPLMMPPPPYDPISQFGPQDQQAMMAKQQAMMQQQAAVNAAANQKRARTRITDDQLKILRAHFDINNSPSEEQIHEMASQSGLPPKVIKHWFRNTLFKERQRNKDSPYNFNNPPSTTLNLEEYEKTGEAKVMPLNSSGSSTEDVKKGTPPPIQPEIKTEMKEEPVDEHKFDEKMQEPIDEKPNLFNLPPNLQPPQSPATSVASSDNINMSQASAPTTPNNLTLTSIIASQLGDTLTTSTPALNMSTSSSHHGLASPMLPPPKLNQQNFPNPNNLQAMLPLTPNRCLSPSREYSNPSSQSSCGSTGKRANRTRFTDYQIKVLQEFFENNAYPKDDDLEYLSKLLNLSPRVIVVWFQNARQKARKVYENQPAVEPAPGIGDESGANRFQRTPGLNYQCKKCLLVFQRYYELIRHQKTHCFKEEDAKRSAQAQAAAAQIAAVLSSEDSNSSTTVEQSQQQQQQPQNSIQHSPQLQNAAQSPIQPNPPTTPTPTSGNYPPSPSAGDNKEGTFQCDKCNLVFPRFDLWREHQLVHIMNPNLFPTYPPDSPFGILQQHAQLQQLNANLGDITKTNSQNIQHPLVNMLNNVGGQKRKLEEFEVESDTSDQPKDKRLRTTILPEQLDYLYQKYQIESNPSRKMLENIAREVGLKKRVVQVWFQNTRARERKGQFRAHAQVINKRCPFCPALFKVKSALESHLTTKHAARGEVNIDALPDEEVSLESSPSLSSGGDNKFQQNPNMMPPLFPTLHPEMENSIKKYYEESMKRYISELQAHASSSNGDKSEIKSGKEEGEIPLDLSKPVDLSRPMKVSMDHERTICDPGPLTDLSERSLCDERSDSMSETTEIFDDESNPTSPASSTQSNTHRLSNTGSSSGTKRFRTQMSSVQVKVMKSLFGDYKTPTMAECEMLGREIGLPKRVVQVWFQNARAKEKKSKIALQKVLGAPESDTPVLPEDCKFCNFKYSHKYSIQDHIFTKSHIANVRMHLENASKEAGESEFTVPPLPGASSVTADSTTNPPQNLNNNTHLQLLQMAGMPAPTKGDQEENSETLFQQLYALGNNANYGVQNQYVHHSMFGANGGAGGLLLDTGSGPSFLPLPAPVLEQVAAGNSEPGVTSLKLPDSHQKPSDPSIRETDVEVCFVCKKCRLAFPGESPLLVHQRQCYGGNQENRGAFRIVQTGYECKSCNTGDRFKSLPELRRHCDGHAGSAKLPPPAESPLSHEMEDVVNQITLLAARAAQEAAPDRGLDSNSNTFAERKGRFLPPPDVAQPLTSAGH